A single Numenius arquata chromosome 1, bNumArq3.hap1.1, whole genome shotgun sequence DNA region contains:
- the SLC25A6 gene encoding ADP/ATP translocase 3, with amino-acid sequence MADQAISFLKDFLAGGVAAAISKTAVAPIERVKLLLQVQHASKQIAADKQYKGIIDCVVRIPKEQGVLSFWRGNLANVIRYFPTQALNFAFKDKYKQVFLGGVDKHTQFWRYFAGNLASGGAAGATSLCFVYPLDFARTRLAADVGKAGADREFSGLGDCLVKITKSDGLRGLYQGFNVSVQGIIIYRAAYFGIYDTAKGMLPDPRNTHIVISWMIAQTVTAVAGVVSYPFDTVRRRMMMQSGRKGADIMYSGTIDCWRKIARDEGGKAFFKGAWSNVLRGMGGAFVLVLYDEFKKVI; translated from the exons ATGGCGGACCAGGCCATCTCCTTCCTCAAGGACTTTCTGGCGGGCGGCGTTGCTGCGGCCATCAGCAAGACGGCGGTGGCGCCCATCGAGCGGGTCAAGCTTTTACTACAG gtACAACATGCGAGTAAACAAATTGCCGCTGATAAGCAGTACAAGGGTATCATCGATTGTGTAGTGCGTATTCCAAAGGAACAAGGAGTGCTGTCTTTCTGGCGAGGAAACTTGGCAAATGTCATCAGATACTTCCCAACTCAAGCTCTCAACTTTGCCTTCAAGGATAAGTATAAGCAGGTGTTCTTGGGAGGTGTAGACAAGCACACTCAATTCTGGAGGTATTTTGCTGGTAACCTGGCTTCTGGTGGTGCAGCTGGAGCCACTTCCCTCTGCTTTGTCTACCCCTTGGATTTTGCAAGAACCCGTTTGGCTGCTGATGTCGGCAAAGCTGGTGCAGACAGAGAATTCTCTGGTCTAGGGGACTGTCTAGTCAAAATTACCAAGTCTGATGGTCTGCGTGGCTTGTATCAAGGGTTCAATGTCTCTGTCCAAGGCATCATCATCTATAGAGCTGCCTACTTTGGGATCTATGATACAGCAAAAG gcATGCTCCCAGATCCCAGAAATACTCACATTGTTATCAGTTGGATGATTGCCCAGACGGTGACTGCAGTGGCTGGTGTGGTCTCCTATCCTTTCGATACAGTGCGGCGTAGAATGATGATGCAGTCAGGACGCAAAGGAG CTGATATCATGTACTCTGGAACAATTGACTGCTGGCGGAAGATTGCAAGGGATGAGGGAGGAAAGGCCTTCTTCAAGGGTGCATGGTCTAATGTTCTCAGAGGAATGGGGGGCGCTTTTGTGCTTGTGTTGTACGATGAATTCAAGAAAGTCATTTAA